The Bacteroidota bacterium genome has a window encoding:
- the rfaD gene encoding ADP-glyceromanno-heptose 6-epimerase yields MIVITGAAGFIGSCLVARLNEAGYNDLILVDDFSRLDKIRNLEGKIFSQKVERSEFHDWLRKEHRFVQFVFHIGARTDTTEFRKEIFDELNVRYSQEVWNNCVEFGLPLVYASSAATYGAGELGYSDDHAIVSKLHPLNPYGDSKNEFDQWALTQERAPYFWAGLKFFNVYGPNEYHKGRMASVILHAFRQINSTGGMKLFRSHRPDFKDGEQLRDFVYVKDVTNVCMFLMQHRKHPGLYNLGSGKARTFLDLAKSTFKAMGKPEHIEFIDTPADIRDKYQYYTEADMRKLQSIGYDQPFYSLEAGVEDYVRQYLLADKTW; encoded by the coding sequence ATGATCGTCATCACCGGTGCCGCCGGATTCATCGGCAGTTGTCTTGTTGCCCGACTCAACGAAGCCGGGTATAACGACTTGATTCTGGTCGATGATTTCTCCCGCCTCGACAAAATCAGGAATCTCGAAGGAAAGATCTTCAGCCAGAAAGTTGAACGATCGGAATTCCACGACTGGCTGCGGAAGGAACATCGTTTCGTCCAGTTCGTCTTTCACATCGGCGCGCGTACGGATACCACCGAATTCAGAAAAGAGATCTTTGATGAGCTGAACGTTCGTTATTCTCAGGAAGTCTGGAATAATTGCGTTGAATTCGGCCTCCCGCTCGTTTACGCCTCCTCCGCAGCAACATATGGAGCGGGTGAGTTGGGTTACTCGGACGATCATGCGATCGTATCCAAACTACACCCGCTGAACCCGTACGGCGATTCCAAGAACGAGTTCGATCAATGGGCCTTGACACAGGAGCGCGCACCGTACTTCTGGGCCGGGCTGAAGTTCTTCAACGTCTACGGTCCGAACGAATACCACAAAGGACGCATGGCTTCGGTCATTCTCCATGCCTTCCGGCAGATCAACTCCACTGGGGGCATGAAACTCTTTCGCTCGCATCGCCCCGACTTTAAAGACGGTGAGCAGTTACGCGATTTCGTCTATGTGAAGGATGTGACCAACGTCTGCATGTTCCTCATGCAGCACCGCAAGCACCCGGGCTTATACAATCTTGGTTCGGGCAAAGCGCGCACTTTTCTGGATCTGGCGAAGAGCACCTTCAAGGCCATGGGAAAACCGGAGCACATCGAATTCATCGACACGCCTGCCGATATCCGTGACAAGTACCAATATTACACGGAAGCCGATATGAGAAAGCTGCAATCGATCGGGTACGATCAGCCTTTCTATTCGCTGGAAGCGGGCGTCGAAGACTATGTGCGGCAGTACCTGTTAGCCGACAAGACCTGGTAA
- a CDS encoding MerR family transcriptional regulator: protein MPYKEKEIEKLYYTIGEVAQLFQVNTSHIRFWSKEFDVIKPATNKKGNRLYTQADIDNFRKIYHLVKEKGYTLKGAKTELKEQRHRERSNEPDQEAPALLDQPVDQASAMPFAGSLFSGDYVDKMAIRDSLHKMRSTLLELDRELDAVLTA from the coding sequence ATGCCGTACAAAGAGAAAGAAATCGAGAAGCTGTACTACACCATCGGTGAGGTGGCGCAACTGTTTCAGGTCAATACTTCCCACATCCGGTTTTGGTCAAAGGAATTCGACGTCATTAAACCCGCGACGAATAAAAAAGGCAATCGCCTTTACACGCAGGCGGACATCGATAACTTCCGGAAGATCTATCATCTCGTAAAGGAGAAGGGCTACACCCTCAAAGGGGCAAAAACAGAGTTGAAAGAACAGCGGCACCGTGAGCGTTCGAATGAGCCCGATCAGGAAGCCCCGGCCTTACTCGATCAACCCGTCGATCAGGCTTCTGCTATGCCGTTTGCCGGCAGCCTCTTCTCCGGCGACTATGTCGATAAGATGGCGATCCGCGACTCTCTGCATAAAATGCGTTCGACCCTCCTCGAGCTCGACCGTGAGTTGGATGCAGTTCTGACAGCCTGA
- the alaS gene encoding alanine--tRNA ligase — MTSNEIRKAFLEFFRERGHQIVPSAPMVVKNDPTLMFTNAGMNQFKDIFLGNAPAKYKRIANTQKCLRVSGKHNDLEEVGIDTYHHTMFEMLGNWSFGDYFKKEAIAWSWELLTGIYKLPVDRLYVTVFEGDAKDKLAFDQESYDHWKAVIAEDRILRGNKKDNFWEMGDTGPCGPCSEIHIDLRSDEERKKVPGKDVVNTSHPQVIEIWNNVFMEFNRKADGSLEPLPARHVDTGMGFERLCMALQGKTSNYDTDVFQPTIQFIAARCGIHYGAAEKTDIAMRVMSDHIRAISFAIADGQLPSNNKAGYVIRRILRRAVRYGFTFLNFKEPFLNKLVPILGEQFKDVFPELKAQQDFVQRVIQEEETAFLRTLDTGIRKFEEYKGKSVSGTFAFELYDTFGFPIDLTQLMAREKGMDVDMTEFQRCLDEQKERSRAAAAVDTDDWVVVRQEEESVEFVGYDANQCSCEILRYRKVKAKNKEQYQLVLNRTPFYAESGGQVGDTGTLTAEGDTIRILDTQKENNLIVHFCDRLPKDPASTFTATIDDSRRKLITNNHSATHLLHAALKEVLGTHVNQKGSLVNEAVTRFDFSHFAKVTDEELQRIEHRVNEKIRENIALDERRNVPVQEAMNMGAMALFGEKYGEFVRVITFDPAFSRELCGGTHVSATGQIGLFKIISEGAVAAGVRRVEAITAGAAEQYMEEQLRQLHAVREALKHPKDAVEKVNQLLEENARLQEQVKALIGEKAQQVKKSISERARTVNGLRVIAERIDLPSADAIKDISFELRNQFDDLVFLAGAEIDGKAHLSLILSDKVVSEKKLNASALIRELAKEIQGGGGGQAFYATAGGKQPEGIVKALEKLTGLIS, encoded by the coding sequence CTGACTTCCAACGAAATACGCAAGGCATTCCTGGAGTTTTTCCGGGAACGGGGACATCAGATCGTCCCCTCCGCTCCTATGGTGGTCAAGAATGACCCTACCCTGATGTTCACCAATGCGGGCATGAACCAGTTCAAGGATATCTTCCTGGGGAATGCTCCCGCCAAATACAAGCGCATCGCCAATACTCAAAAATGTCTGCGCGTCTCCGGGAAACACAACGATCTCGAAGAGGTTGGCATCGACACGTATCACCACACCATGTTCGAGATGCTCGGGAACTGGTCGTTCGGTGATTATTTCAAGAAGGAAGCGATCGCCTGGTCCTGGGAGTTGTTGACCGGCATCTATAAACTTCCGGTGGATCGCCTGTATGTTACCGTCTTCGAAGGTGACGCGAAAGACAAACTCGCGTTCGACCAGGAGAGCTATGATCACTGGAAAGCGGTGATTGCTGAAGACCGTATCCTCCGGGGCAACAAGAAGGATAATTTCTGGGAAATGGGCGATACCGGCCCATGCGGACCCTGTTCGGAGATCCACATCGACCTGCGATCCGACGAAGAGCGAAAGAAAGTTCCAGGCAAGGACGTAGTAAATACCAGCCACCCGCAGGTGATCGAGATCTGGAACAACGTGTTCATGGAATTCAACCGCAAAGCGGATGGAAGTCTGGAACCCCTCCCGGCACGCCACGTCGATACCGGTATGGGATTCGAACGCCTTTGCATGGCGCTGCAGGGTAAGACGTCGAACTACGATACGGATGTCTTCCAGCCCACGATCCAGTTCATCGCCGCACGCTGTGGGATCCACTATGGCGCTGCCGAGAAGACTGATATCGCCATGCGGGTGATGTCCGACCACATCCGTGCGATTTCCTTCGCCATTGCAGACGGACAATTGCCCTCCAATAACAAAGCAGGGTATGTCATCCGACGCATTCTGCGACGCGCGGTCCGATACGGCTTCACTTTCCTGAATTTCAAAGAACCCTTTCTTAACAAACTGGTTCCGATCCTGGGTGAGCAGTTCAAGGATGTATTCCCGGAATTGAAGGCCCAACAAGACTTTGTTCAGCGCGTCATCCAGGAAGAAGAGACCGCGTTCCTGCGCACACTGGACACCGGTATCCGCAAGTTCGAGGAATACAAAGGCAAGTCCGTGAGCGGCACGTTCGCCTTCGAACTGTACGACACCTTCGGATTCCCGATCGACCTGACGCAGCTGATGGCGCGGGAAAAGGGAATGGACGTTGACATGACCGAATTCCAGCGTTGCCTGGATGAACAGAAAGAGCGTTCACGTGCGGCTGCAGCGGTGGATACCGACGACTGGGTAGTTGTACGGCAGGAAGAAGAGTCGGTGGAATTCGTGGGCTATGACGCGAATCAATGCTCCTGCGAGATTCTCCGGTACCGGAAAGTCAAGGCAAAAAACAAGGAACAATATCAACTGGTCCTGAACCGGACTCCGTTCTATGCGGAAAGTGGCGGCCAGGTGGGTGACACCGGTACGCTGACCGCTGAGGGCGATACCATTCGTATTCTGGATACGCAGAAGGAAAACAACCTGATCGTTCACTTCTGCGACCGCTTGCCCAAGGACCCGGCATCGACGTTCACCGCAACGATCGATGACAGCCGCCGGAAGCTGATCACGAACAATCACAGTGCAACACACCTGTTGCATGCCGCGCTGAAAGAAGTGCTGGGCACCCACGTCAACCAAAAAGGATCGCTGGTCAACGAAGCCGTTACACGCTTCGACTTTTCGCACTTCGCCAAAGTGACCGATGAAGAATTACAACGCATCGAACACCGGGTCAATGAAAAGATCCGGGAGAACATCGCCCTCGATGAGCGGCGCAACGTTCCGGTACAGGAGGCGATGAACATGGGCGCGATGGCCTTGTTCGGCGAAAAGTATGGTGAATTCGTCCGTGTGATCACATTTGACCCCGCATTCTCCCGCGAGTTGTGCGGCGGTACACACGTCAGTGCAACGGGTCAAATCGGACTTTTTAAAATCATTTCGGAAGGAGCTGTCGCAGCCGGCGTTCGTCGGGTCGAAGCCATTACGGCTGGTGCGGCGGAACAATACATGGAAGAGCAACTCCGGCAACTGCACGCTGTACGGGAGGCGCTGAAACATCCGAAGGATGCCGTCGAAAAAGTGAACCAATTACTGGAGGAAAACGCGCGTTTGCAGGAACAGGTTAAGGCGCTCATCGGAGAGAAAGCCCAGCAAGTGAAAAAATCCATCAGCGAACGTGCCCGGACCGTGAATGGACTCCGCGTTATTGCAGAACGCATCGACCTGCCCAGCGCAGATGCGATCAAGGACATCTCGTTCGAGTTGCGCAATCAGTTCGACGACCTTGTGTTCCTTGCCGGAGCCGAGATCGACGGTAAGGCGCATCTGTCGCTGATTCTATCGGACAAGGTGGTCAGTGAAAAGAAACTGAATGCTTCCGCCTTGATCCGTGAACTTGCCAAGGAGATTCAAGGTGGTGGCGGTGGCCAGGCCTTCTACGCTACAGCCGGCGGCAAGCAACCGGAAGGAATCGTGAAAGCGTTGGAGAAACTGACCGGACTGATCTCCTGA
- a CDS encoding 6-carboxytetrahydropterin synthase, translating into MIYITRKETFCAAHKLSRPDWSLEKNLEIFGKCSNPNWHGHNYTLWITVKGEVNPETGFVANLAEVSNIIRVNVLDKVDHRNLDLDVDFMKGKLSSTEVLAMEIWKQLQQPINALGCSLHCVKLQETEKNSVEYFG; encoded by the coding sequence ATGATCTATATTACCCGAAAAGAGACCTTTTGCGCCGCCCATAAGTTATCACGGCCCGATTGGTCGCTGGAAAAGAACCTGGAAATATTTGGAAAATGCTCCAACCCGAACTGGCACGGACATAACTATACCTTGTGGATCACTGTTAAGGGTGAAGTGAACCCGGAAACAGGTTTCGTAGCCAATTTGGCAGAAGTCAGCAACATAATCCGGGTTAATGTCCTGGATAAAGTGGACCATCGAAACCTCGATCTGGATGTGGATTTCATGAAAGGGAAGTTAAGCTCTACCGAAGTGCTTGCGATGGAGATCTGGAAACAATTGCAGCAACCGATCAATGCGCTCGGCTGTTCGTTGCACTGTGTTAAATTACAGGAGACCGAAAAGAACTCGGTTGAGTATTTCGGATAA
- a CDS encoding 1,4-dihydroxy-6-naphthoate synthase yields the protein MQIDLAYSPCPNDTFMFDALVNGRIDTGPYRFDVHLEDVETLNQNAFSEKRDLTKLSFFAFGKVIDRYILLDAGSALGNGVGPLLITRPGTRLQPGDETIVAIPGENTTANFLFSLYYPHLTRKQPMVFSAIEDAVLNRAVHAGVIIHENRFTYEQRGLEKIRDLGEAWEQETGKPIPLGGIVAKRNLPATVLHDLNRLMAESVRYAFAHPTAAADYVACHAQEMDPAVRQQHIDLYVNPYCENLGITGREAIRYLLLKAAATGILSVNANDQLFISELQPSLTDNS from the coding sequence TTGCAAATCGATCTGGCTTACTCCCCCTGCCCGAACGACACCTTTATGTTCGATGCCCTGGTGAATGGACGGATTGATACCGGCCCCTACCGGTTCGATGTTCATCTGGAAGATGTCGAGACCCTGAACCAAAACGCGTTTTCCGAAAAGCGAGACCTGACAAAGCTATCCTTCTTCGCTTTCGGCAAGGTGATCGATCGTTATATTCTGCTGGATGCCGGAAGTGCGCTTGGAAACGGCGTAGGCCCGCTTCTCATCACCCGGCCGGGCACGAGGCTGCAGCCTGGCGATGAAACGATCGTTGCCATCCCCGGAGAAAACACCACGGCCAATTTTCTGTTCAGCTTGTATTACCCGCATCTTACCAGAAAGCAGCCCATGGTTTTCTCCGCGATCGAAGACGCTGTTCTGAACCGAGCGGTGCATGCCGGTGTCATCATTCACGAGAATCGCTTTACGTACGAACAAAGAGGGCTGGAAAAGATCCGTGATCTTGGAGAGGCCTGGGAACAGGAAACCGGTAAACCGATCCCGCTGGGTGGTATTGTCGCAAAGCGCAACCTGCCCGCAACTGTGCTGCACGACCTGAATCGCCTGATGGCCGAAAGTGTTCGCTACGCATTCGCGCACCCTACAGCCGCCGCCGACTACGTCGCCTGCCATGCCCAGGAAATGGATCCGGCAGTTCGGCAGCAGCACATCGACTTATATGTCAACCCATACTGTGAAAACCTGGGGATAACCGGTCGTGAAGCCATTCGCTACCTGCTGCTAAAAGCGGCTGCCACCGGCATTCTTTCCGTCAACGCCAATGATCAGTTGTTCATCTCCGAGCTGCAACCATCGTTAACGGATAATTCCTGA
- the mqnB gene encoding futalosine hydrolase — translation MRILVVSATQAEAAPLQQLLTEHPVDHDVQYLVTGIGMTATAYALTRYLLTLPVDLALNIGLAGSFRRDLEPGASVWVKEDRFSDLGAEDGETFLGLREMGFTDPVNVLPYGLDRISPPAGIPGAVGATVNTVHGKETTIQEFRNREQADIETMEGAAFYYVCEREKVASLQLRGISNYVERRNRANWKIAEALTSLSRAAHYFIGKL, via the coding sequence ATGCGAATTTTGGTCGTTTCGGCGACCCAGGCGGAAGCCGCTCCTTTGCAACAATTGTTGACGGAACATCCCGTCGATCACGATGTTCAGTATCTGGTTACCGGCATCGGCATGACTGCAACGGCCTATGCCCTCACCCGGTATTTGCTGACGCTTCCCGTCGACCTTGCGCTCAACATTGGGTTGGCCGGGAGCTTTCGACGCGACCTGGAGCCAGGCGCAAGCGTATGGGTCAAAGAAGATCGATTTTCTGATCTGGGCGCGGAGGATGGCGAGACCTTTCTTGGCCTTCGTGAGATGGGATTTACCGACCCTGTGAACGTGTTACCCTATGGGCTTGACCGAATTTCCCCTCCAGCCGGAATCCCCGGAGCGGTTGGCGCCACCGTTAATACGGTGCATGGGAAGGAGACCACCATTCAGGAATTCCGGAACCGGGAACAAGCCGACATCGAGACGATGGAAGGCGCCGCGTTCTATTACGTCTGCGAACGGGAAAAGGTCGCTTCACTTCAGCTCCGCGGCATCTCCAATTATGTGGAACGCCGAAACAGGGCAAACTGGAAAATCGCCGAAGCGCTGACATCCTTGTCGCGTGCAGCACATTACTTTATCGGGAAACTCTGA
- the folE gene encoding GTP cyclohydrolase I FolE, with the protein MHEENEMDGYAKIDQYNPVLVKQIASDYEDIIRRIGEQPERDGLAKTPERAAKAMQFLTHGYDLDPAGILRSALFKDEYQQMVIVKDIELYSLCEHHLLPFFGKAHIAYIPNGHIVGLSKIPRVVDAFARRLQVQERLTTQIRDCIQETLNPLGVAVVIEARHLCMLMRGIQKQNSVATTSAFTGAFENEKTRSEFIRLIAANLS; encoded by the coding sequence ATGCACGAGGAAAATGAAATGGATGGCTACGCCAAGATCGACCAGTACAACCCGGTCCTGGTCAAGCAGATCGCATCCGACTATGAAGACATCATCCGTCGGATAGGCGAGCAGCCGGAACGCGACGGTCTGGCCAAGACCCCTGAGCGCGCAGCGAAGGCCATGCAGTTCCTGACCCATGGTTATGACCTGGATCCGGCCGGGATCCTCCGTTCAGCGCTTTTCAAAGACGAATACCAGCAAATGGTGATCGTGAAGGATATTGAGTTGTATTCGCTCTGCGAGCATCATCTGCTACCGTTCTTTGGAAAGGCGCACATCGCGTACATACCGAATGGCCATATCGTGGGGTTGAGTAAGATCCCGCGGGTCGTCGATGCATTCGCTCGTCGCCTGCAAGTGCAGGAGCGCCTGACGACCCAGATACGGGATTGTATTCAGGAAACCCTGAATCCGCTGGGCGTTGCGGTCGTCATCGAGGCTCGTCACCTGTGCATGCTCATGCGGGGAATTCAAAAGCAGAATTCCGTTGCCACCACTTCCGCTTTTACCGGCGCATTCGAGAACGAAAAAACACGCTCCGAGTTCATCCGACTGATCGCTGCCAATCTTTCATGA
- a CDS encoding M23 family metallopeptidase, with protein MAKIKYHFNTSTLKYERVIVSWKKRLLRVFGWLATAVVFGALIMLVAYNVFDSPKEKRLKRQLEESTLQLELLKQRADQVEAVLGDLQERDNTIYRVIFEAEPIPQSVREAGFGGAERYRNLRSDYNGELLVDVTKRIDKLSKQLYVQSKSFDEVWDLVKNKNNMLASIPAIQPVANKDLTRVASGYGMRIHPIYKTEKMHTGMDFTSPVGTEIHATGNGVVNKVEYDGRGYGNNVIISHGFGYQTLYGHMSKILVRPGQKVSRGDLIGYVGNTGTSTGPHLHYEVLKGGKPVNPVNYYYNDLTPEEYQTMLEISSKAGQSFD; from the coding sequence ATGGCCAAGATCAAATACCATTTCAACACCTCCACGCTCAAGTACGAGCGGGTCATCGTCAGTTGGAAGAAGCGACTCCTCCGCGTCTTCGGCTGGCTGGCCACGGCCGTGGTGTTTGGGGCGCTCATCATGCTGGTTGCCTATAACGTCTTTGATTCACCAAAAGAAAAACGCCTGAAACGTCAGTTGGAAGAATCTACCTTACAATTGGAACTGCTCAAACAACGAGCCGACCAGGTGGAGGCTGTCTTGGGCGATCTTCAGGAACGCGACAACACGATCTACCGGGTGATCTTCGAAGCGGAACCGATCCCACAGTCGGTGCGGGAGGCTGGCTTTGGAGGAGCGGAACGCTACCGTAATCTGCGGTCCGATTACAACGGAGAGTTGCTGGTGGATGTGACCAAACGGATCGACAAACTGTCGAAACAATTATATGTGCAGTCCAAATCCTTCGACGAGGTTTGGGACCTTGTGAAGAACAAGAACAACATGCTCGCCAGCATCCCGGCGATACAGCCTGTAGCGAACAAGGATCTCACCCGCGTAGCTTCGGGCTATGGAATGCGGATCCATCCGATCTACAAAACCGAGAAGATGCATACCGGCATGGATTTCACCTCACCTGTTGGGACCGAGATACACGCGACAGGCAACGGTGTGGTGAACAAGGTGGAATACGACGGACGCGGCTACGGGAACAATGTGATCATCAGCCACGGTTTCGGTTACCAGACCTTGTACGGTCACATGAGCAAGATCCTCGTTCGGCCCGGGCAAAAGGTCAGTCGCGGCGACTTGATCGGCTATGTGGGCAACACCGGAACTTCTACCGGGCCACACTTGCATTATGAGGTACTGAAGGGCGGTAAACCGGTCAATCCGGTCAACTATTACTACAACGATTTGACACCTGAAGAGTATCAGACGATGCTGGAAATTTCTTCGAAAGCTGGACAATCTTTCGACTAA
- a CDS encoding S46 family peptidase, protein MKLLTQRHSFLLILLLVNILSARAGEGMWMVQSASSTIGNQLRKAGMILSPDSIYQEHASSLKDAVVQFGSNCTGEVVSSQGLVLTNHHCGYSQIQALSTLERNYLDSGFWARSLEAELPCPGLTVTFIREVRNVTMQVLEAIGDTMSEEDREKAVRAVSDILIEGVNAETGLTSYVRSAYQGNAYFLYVTEVFRDIRLVGTPPESIGNFGSETDNWVWPRHTGDFAVFRIYAGKDNQPAPFAADNVPYRPKRWFTIQTNGVQEGDFTMVVGFPGKTNAYLPYSALRTVYDQTNPNRIALRQARLSAWDAAMSANDTVRLQYAAKNRTLANAYKKWKGELIGMRRNETLSRVQREERDFRQWLAGNKHLPASYRQCLDELNLAYGELRPLSHAADYYTEGLFGIELMNTSLSFQPLLKAVEADSSKDAQQRLANKLVKNLEAFFRNYHAPLDNLVARRLLATTFQALPDHLRAPAFGEGGWINERGVDSLYQHSIITHPDSLFTLLKNWTPAFGALLSTDPAISFARSVSSFQADKIDRPTSLIQRRINQWQRTYMAALMTRAGSQPIFPDANSTLRITFGSVQAIQPRDGISYHWQTHLQGVLEKAATGEEDYRIPQRLRSIARGEEQLPVAFLASNHTTGGNSGSPVLNARGELVGINFDRVWEGVMSDYDFAPDFSRNISCDIRYVLFVISKYGEAERFIREMDIRTGNPPAKKR, encoded by the coding sequence ATGAAGCTGCTTACACAACGCCATTCCTTCCTGCTGATTCTGTTACTGGTCAACATCCTTTCCGCCAGGGCGGGAGAAGGCATGTGGATGGTGCAATCGGCATCCTCTACGATTGGAAATCAGCTCAGGAAAGCCGGTATGATTCTTTCGCCGGATTCCATATATCAGGAGCATGCATCCAGTCTCAAGGATGCCGTCGTACAATTTGGAAGCAATTGCACCGGCGAGGTAGTCTCATCTCAAGGACTGGTGCTGACCAATCACCACTGCGGCTATAGCCAGATACAAGCCCTGAGTACACTGGAACGGAACTACCTCGACAGCGGATTCTGGGCACGCTCCCTTGAAGCCGAATTACCTTGTCCCGGATTAACCGTAACCTTCATTCGGGAAGTAAGAAATGTGACGATGCAAGTCCTGGAGGCGATCGGTGATACCATGTCTGAAGAGGACCGGGAAAAAGCAGTTCGCGCCGTTTCTGATATCCTGATCGAAGGGGTGAATGCCGAAACGGGCCTGACATCCTATGTGCGCTCGGCTTATCAGGGCAATGCGTATTTTCTATACGTAACGGAAGTGTTTCGTGACATACGGCTCGTTGGTACGCCACCGGAGTCCATCGGGAATTTCGGTAGTGAGACCGACAATTGGGTATGGCCGCGGCATACCGGTGATTTCGCTGTCTTTCGCATCTACGCCGGTAAGGATAATCAGCCCGCTCCTTTTGCTGCCGATAATGTTCCCTATCGACCGAAGCGATGGTTTACGATCCAGACAAACGGTGTGCAGGAAGGTGATTTTACGATGGTGGTGGGCTTTCCTGGTAAGACCAATGCCTATCTGCCGTACAGCGCACTCCGGACCGTTTATGACCAAACGAATCCGAACAGGATTGCCTTGCGGCAGGCCCGCCTGTCAGCATGGGATGCCGCCATGAGTGCGAACGATACCGTTCGTCTTCAGTACGCAGCCAAGAACCGGACGCTGGCGAACGCCTATAAGAAGTGGAAAGGAGAACTCATCGGCATGCGGAGGAACGAAACGCTTTCCCGGGTACAACGGGAGGAGCGGGACTTCCGTCAATGGCTGGCAGGAAACAAGCACCTTCCAGCATCCTACCGGCAGTGCCTCGATGAACTGAACCTGGCCTACGGTGAACTGCGGCCGCTCAGTCATGCGGCCGATTATTATACGGAAGGCTTGTTCGGGATCGAGTTGATGAACACCAGCCTTTCGTTTCAACCATTGCTGAAGGCGGTAGAAGCCGACTCATCGAAGGATGCGCAACAGCGTTTGGCGAATAAGCTGGTAAAAAATCTGGAAGCCTTTTTCAGGAACTATCATGCACCGCTGGATAATTTGGTCGCAAGGCGGTTGTTGGCCACTACTTTTCAGGCCTTGCCGGATCACTTGCGCGCACCTGCTTTCGGAGAGGGCGGCTGGATCAATGAACGGGGCGTAGATTCGCTTTACCAACATTCGATAATAACCCATCCGGATTCGCTCTTCACCTTATTGAAGAATTGGACACCGGCATTCGGGGCACTGTTGTCGACCGATCCTGCAATCTCCTTCGCCCGATCGGTAAGCTCCTTTCAGGCAGACAAGATCGATCGTCCCACCTCGCTGATCCAGCGGCGAATCAACCAATGGCAACGGACCTACATGGCGGCCCTCATGACGCGTGCCGGATCACAACCCATCTTTCCCGATGCGAACAGTACGCTGCGCATCACCTTCGGAAGCGTGCAGGCCATTCAACCGCGGGATGGTATTTCCTATCATTGGCAAACCCATTTGCAGGGAGTACTGGAAAAGGCGGCAACCGGAGAAGAAGATTACCGCATCCCGCAGCGTCTCCGGTCCATTGCAAGGGGTGAAGAGCAACTACCCGTCGCATTCCTGGCCAGCAATCACACGACGGGAGGAAATTCGGGTTCGCCCGTACTCAATGCACGGGGCGAATTGGTTGGGATCAATTTCGACCGGGTGTGGGAAGGCGTGATGAGCGATTACGATTTTGCACCCGACTTCAGCCGAAACATCTCGTGTGATATTCGCTACGTCCTATTTGTGATCAGCAAATATGGAGAGGCGGAACGATTCATCCGGGAAATGGATATCCGGACCGGAAACCCTCCGGCAAAGAAGCGCTAA